The Streptomyces sp. NBC_01689 genome includes a window with the following:
- a CDS encoding amino acid permease: MTSQPTPTKAADGPGGPGEPGSGLQAGLKNRHLTMIAIGGVIGAGLFVGSSSGIATAGPGILLSYALVGTLVVLVMRMLGEMSAANPTSGSFSAHADRALGRWAGFSIGWLYWFFWVVVLAVEATAGATILEGWVPAVPQWGWALIVMIVLTATNLVSVGSYGEFEFWFAGIKVVAIGAFIVVGGLAIFGVLPGVDAPKAGLGNLSDHGGFLPHGPGAILTGVLLVVFSFMGSEIATLAAGESENPQRAVTKSTNSIIWRIGVFYLGSILVVVALLPWNDPSIKDKGSYVAALDSLGIAHAGQIMNFIVLTSVLSCLNSGLYTASRMAFSLGERGDAPKAFARTTSRGVPMTAIVVSVVFGFVAVFFNYKFPDSVFLFLVNSSGAVALFVWLVICFSQLRMRKIIQREAPEKLVVKMWLYPYLTWATAALIVFVLGYMLTDTEHDGRETVLLSLLVAAVVVAVAVVRQRLRGDGAAEEPSAAPVPVEASSDLR; this comes from the coding sequence ATGACCTCGCAGCCGACCCCCACGAAGGCCGCCGACGGCCCCGGAGGCCCCGGAGAACCCGGTTCGGGCCTCCAGGCCGGACTCAAGAACCGTCATCTGACCATGATCGCCATCGGCGGTGTCATCGGAGCGGGCCTCTTCGTGGGGTCCAGTTCCGGTATCGCCACCGCCGGACCGGGCATCCTGCTCTCCTACGCCCTCGTCGGCACGCTCGTGGTGCTGGTGATGCGGATGCTGGGCGAGATGTCCGCGGCCAATCCGACCTCCGGTTCGTTCTCCGCCCACGCCGACCGCGCGCTCGGACGCTGGGCCGGTTTCTCGATCGGCTGGCTGTACTGGTTCTTCTGGGTGGTCGTCCTGGCCGTCGAGGCGACGGCGGGCGCCACGATCCTCGAAGGCTGGGTCCCCGCGGTACCGCAGTGGGGCTGGGCACTCATCGTGATGATCGTGCTCACCGCGACCAACCTGGTCTCGGTCGGCTCGTACGGTGAGTTCGAGTTCTGGTTCGCCGGGATCAAGGTCGTGGCGATCGGCGCGTTCATCGTCGTCGGCGGCCTCGCGATCTTCGGTGTGCTGCCCGGCGTCGACGCCCCGAAGGCCGGCCTGGGGAACCTGAGCGACCACGGCGGCTTCCTGCCGCACGGCCCCGGCGCGATCCTCACCGGTGTGCTCCTCGTCGTCTTCTCCTTCATGGGCAGCGAGATCGCGACCCTCGCCGCCGGCGAGTCCGAGAACCCGCAGCGGGCCGTCACCAAGTCCACCAACAGCATCATCTGGCGGATCGGCGTCTTCTACCTCGGCTCGATCCTGGTCGTCGTCGCCCTGCTGCCCTGGAACGACCCGTCCATCAAGGACAAGGGCTCCTACGTCGCGGCCCTCGACTCCCTCGGTATCGCGCACGCCGGTCAGATCATGAACTTCATCGTGCTGACGTCCGTGCTGTCCTGTCTCAACTCCGGCCTGTACACGGCCTCCCGGATGGCCTTCTCGCTCGGTGAGCGCGGCGACGCGCCCAAGGCCTTCGCCCGGACCACCTCGCGCGGTGTGCCGATGACCGCGATCGTCGTCTCGGTCGTGTTCGGCTTCGTCGCCGTCTTCTTCAACTACAAGTTCCCGGACTCGGTCTTCCTCTTCCTCGTCAACTCCTCCGGCGCGGTGGCCCTGTTCGTGTGGCTCGTCATCTGCTTCTCGCAGCTGCGCATGCGGAAGATCATCCAGCGCGAGGCGCCGGAGAAGCTCGTCGTGAAGATGTGGCTCTACCCGTACCTGACCTGGGCGACCGCCGCTCTGATCGTCTTCGTCCTCGGCTACATGCTGACCGACACCGAGCACGACGGACGCGAGACCGTGCTGCTGTCCCTGCTCGTCGCCGCCGTGGTGGTGGCCGTCGCGGTGGTCCGCCAGCGGCTGCGCGGCGACGGCGCGGCCGAGGAGCCCTCGGCCGCACCGGTCCCGGTCGAGGCCTCGTCCGACCTCCGCTGA
- a CDS encoding Fpg/Nei family DNA glycosylase, producing the protein MPEGHTIHRLAQDYAAAFTDGTPTRVTSPQGKFADAAALLDGTPLQSADAHGKHLFLGFRAAEWIHIHLGLFGKVTFGAAPAPAPTETVRLRLANPTTYVDLRGPTTCALITDDEKRAVHARLGPDPLRPDADPSEAYRRVSRSRTTIAALLMDQKVIAGVGNVYRAEVLFRHGIDPYRAGRDVTPAEWDAVWTDLVALMREGVRNNRIDTVRPEHAPEAMGRPPRVDDHGGEVYVYRRAPLPCHICGGEIRTAGLAARNLFWCPNCQRR; encoded by the coding sequence GTGCCCGAGGGGCACACGATCCACCGGCTGGCCCAGGACTACGCGGCGGCCTTCACCGACGGCACCCCCACCCGCGTCACCAGTCCCCAGGGCAAGTTCGCGGACGCGGCCGCCCTCCTCGACGGCACCCCCCTCCAGTCCGCCGACGCCCACGGGAAACACCTCTTCCTCGGCTTCCGCGCCGCCGAGTGGATCCACATCCACCTGGGCCTCTTCGGCAAGGTGACCTTCGGCGCCGCCCCCGCGCCGGCCCCCACGGAAACGGTCCGCCTCCGCCTCGCGAACCCCACCACGTACGTCGACCTGCGGGGCCCGACGACCTGCGCCCTGATCACGGACGACGAGAAGCGGGCGGTACACGCCCGCCTCGGCCCGGACCCCCTGCGCCCCGACGCCGACCCCTCCGAGGCCTACCGCCGGGTCTCCCGCAGCCGCACCACCATCGCCGCGCTCCTCATGGACCAGAAGGTCATCGCGGGCGTGGGCAACGTCTACCGCGCCGAGGTCCTTTTCCGGCACGGCATCGACCCGTACCGCGCGGGCAGGGACGTCACCCCCGCCGAGTGGGACGCCGTCTGGACCGACCTCGTGGCCCTGATGCGCGAGGGCGTGCGCAACAACCGCATCGACACGGTGCGTCCGGAACACGCCCCCGAGGCCATGGGCCGCCCACCCCGTGTGGACGACCACGGCGGCGAGGTCTACGTGTACCGCAGGGCTCCTCTGCCCTGCCACATCTGTGGCGGCGAGATCCGCACCGCCGGTCTCGCCGCCCGCAATCTCTTCTGGTGCCCGAACTGCCAGCGCCGCTGA
- a CDS encoding histidine phosphatase family protein, whose product MRTTHTDDDATGPGTPASTTLLLVRHGQTVWHAENRYAGVSDVALTDEGRAQAEELGRWAAAHPVDAVWTSTLSRAVATAAPACQALGLTAHREPALRECDFGVVEGRTLAEFEADNPARAKAYRSDPVSYPFPEAEDPRTAAARGTAALRRTAAAHPGERVLVVAHNTLLRLVLCSLLGIPLGDYRQVLPRLRNTALTELRMTDGAAALLSLNVPCA is encoded by the coding sequence ATGAGGACGACGCACACCGACGACGACGCCACGGGCCCCGGGACTCCGGCGAGCACGACCCTGCTGCTGGTCCGGCACGGCCAGACCGTCTGGCACGCCGAGAACCGCTACGCCGGGGTGAGCGACGTGGCCCTCACGGACGAGGGCCGCGCCCAGGCGGAGGAGCTCGGCCGCTGGGCCGCCGCCCACCCCGTGGACGCGGTGTGGACGTCGACCCTCTCCCGCGCCGTCGCCACCGCGGCCCCCGCCTGCCAGGCCCTCGGTCTCACCGCACACCGTGAACCCGCCCTGCGCGAATGCGACTTCGGTGTCGTGGAGGGCCGTACCCTCGCCGAGTTCGAGGCCGACAACCCGGCCCGCGCGAAGGCGTACCGGTCGGACCCGGTCTCCTACCCCTTCCCGGAGGCGGAGGACCCCCGGACCGCGGCGGCCCGCGGCACCGCGGCCCTGCGCCGCACCGCGGCGGCCCATCCCGGCGAACGCGTCCTGGTCGTCGCCCACAACACCCTCCTGCGACTGGTGCTGTGCTCGCTGCTCGGCATCCCGCTGGGCGACTACCGCCAGGTCCTCCCGCGGTTGCGCAACACGGCGCTCACCGAGCTCCGGATGACGGACGGGGCCGCCGCGCTGCTGTCGCTCAACGTGCCCTGCGCCTGA
- a CDS encoding mycothiol-dependent nitroreductase Rv2466c family protein, with amino-acid sequence MSETTSGKTPVDFWFDPLCPWAWMTSRWVLEVEKVRDIEVRWHIMSLAVLNEDKLDTLPDEYREMLATKAWKPIRVVTAAWQKHGEDVLGPLYTALGTRIHNQGEGPTVEAVAGALADVGLPASLIDYADQEDFEFDAELRASHKEGIDKVGQEVGTPVIALPGDDGEQIAFFGPVVTPTPQGEAAARLWDGTLLVASTPGFYEIKRTRTAGPDFSNL; translated from the coding sequence ATGTCCGAGACCACCTCCGGCAAGACCCCCGTCGACTTCTGGTTCGACCCGCTGTGCCCCTGGGCCTGGATGACCTCGCGCTGGGTCCTGGAGGTGGAGAAGGTCCGGGACATCGAGGTCCGCTGGCACATCATGAGCCTCGCCGTGCTGAACGAGGACAAGCTGGACACGCTCCCCGACGAGTACCGGGAGATGCTCGCCACCAAGGCCTGGAAGCCGATCCGGGTGGTCACCGCCGCCTGGCAGAAGCACGGCGAGGACGTCCTCGGCCCGCTCTACACCGCGCTCGGCACCCGCATCCACAACCAGGGCGAGGGCCCGACCGTCGAGGCGGTCGCGGGCGCGCTCGCCGACGTCGGCCTGCCGGCCTCCCTGATCGACTACGCCGACCAGGAGGACTTCGAGTTCGACGCCGAGCTGCGCGCCTCCCACAAGGAGGGCATCGACAAGGTCGGCCAGGAGGTCGGCACCCCGGTGATCGCGCTCCCCGGCGACGACGGCGAGCAGATCGCCTTCTTCGGCCCGGTCGTCACCCCGACCCCGCAGGGCGAGGCCGCGGCCAGGCTCTGGGACGGCACGCTGCTGGTCGCCTCCACCCCCGGCTTCTACGAGATCAAGCGGACGCGGACGGCCGGACCGGACTTCAGCAACCTCTGA
- a CDS encoding biotin transporter BioY produces the protein MSTAAVTSRTGIRPGEVLADLLPASRVRDAALVLGGAALTGIAAQISLPVPGSPVPVTGQTFAALLVGTALGAGRGFLSLLVYALVGMAGMPWFADGGSGFAAPSLGYVLGMVLASAAVGALARRGADRSVLRTAGAMLLGEAIVYAVGLPYLGASTGMSVGATLAAGLTPFLIGDALKAALAMGLLPTAWKFLDKK, from the coding sequence ATGAGCACCGCCGCCGTCACGTCCCGCACAGGCATCCGCCCCGGCGAGGTCCTCGCCGACCTGCTCCCGGCCTCCCGCGTCCGGGACGCCGCCCTGGTGCTCGGCGGCGCCGCGCTCACCGGCATCGCCGCCCAGATCTCCCTCCCCGTACCGGGCTCCCCGGTACCGGTGACGGGCCAGACCTTCGCCGCCCTGCTCGTCGGCACGGCCCTCGGCGCCGGCCGCGGCTTCCTCTCCCTCCTGGTGTACGCCCTCGTCGGCATGGCCGGCATGCCCTGGTTCGCCGACGGCGGCTCCGGCTTCGCGGCCCCCTCCCTCGGTTACGTCCTCGGCATGGTCCTCGCCTCCGCGGCCGTGGGTGCCCTCGCCCGCCGCGGCGCCGACCGCTCGGTCCTGCGCACGGCCGGCGCGATGCTGCTGGGCGAGGCGATCGTCTACGCGGTCGGCCTCCCGTACCTGGGCGCCTCCACGGGCATGTCGGTCGGCGCGACCCTCGCGGCGGGCCTCACCCCCTTCCTGATCGGCGACGCCCTGAAGGCGGCCCTCGCGATGGGCCTGCTCCCCACGGCGTGGAAGTTCCTCGACAAGAAGTGA
- a CDS encoding ribose-5-phosphate isomerase — MRVYLGSDHAGFELKNHLVEWLKEAGHEPVDCGPLVYDAEDDYPPFCLRAAERTAADPEALGVVIGGSGNGEQIAANKVAGVRAVLAWSEETAALGREHNNANVISVGARMHSEKDATKFVETFLTTPFSGVERHVRRIDMLSAYESTGDLPPIPPHHPQA; from the coding sequence ATGCGCGTGTATCTCGGCTCCGACCATGCTGGTTTCGAACTCAAGAACCACCTCGTGGAGTGGCTCAAGGAGGCCGGCCACGAGCCCGTCGACTGCGGGCCCCTCGTCTACGACGCCGAGGACGACTACCCGCCGTTCTGCCTCCGCGCCGCTGAGCGCACGGCGGCCGACCCCGAGGCCCTCGGCGTCGTGATCGGCGGTTCCGGCAACGGCGAGCAGATCGCGGCGAACAAGGTGGCCGGCGTCCGCGCCGTCCTCGCGTGGAGCGAGGAGACGGCCGCGCTGGGCCGCGAGCACAACAACGCCAACGTCATCTCCGTGGGTGCCCGGATGCACTCCGAGAAGGACGCGACCAAGTTCGTCGAGACCTTCCTCACCACCCCGTTCTCCGGCGTGGAACGCCACGTCCGCCGCATCGACATGCTCTCCGCCTACGAGAGCACGGGCGACCTCCCCCCGATCCCGCCCCACCACCCGCAGGCGTAG
- a CDS encoding amino acid permease, which translates to MSRTTLDTPPATPAGVDVALSHGLKQRHLSMIALGGVIGAGLFVGSGAGIAAAGPSIVIAYAVSGLLVMLVMRMLGEMSAAHPSSGSFSAHAERAMGPWAGFTAGWSFWVLLCTAVGLEGIGAAKIVTGWLPGTPEWGWVALFMVVFCATNLAAVKNFGEFEFWFAALKVGAIGLFLVLGVLAVAGVLPGTDSPGTANLADFLPHGSEGLVVGLLASVFAYGGLETVTIAAAESENPVQGVARAVRTAMWRIALFYVGSMAVIVTLVPWDSKAVVEQGPYVAALDRLGIPGAGQLMNVVVLVALLSAMNANIYGSSRIAYSLVERGQGPKALGRVFAGVPRVAVLVSCVFGFVCVLLSYWRPDDVFPWLLNMIGAVILVVWIFIAVSQLRLRRAVERETPERLVVRMWLFPGLTWVALACMAAIFVLMAREPGTRVQLYSTGGMTLLLAAAGYARQRLRAKG; encoded by the coding sequence ATGTCCCGCACCACCCTCGACACCCCGCCCGCCACCCCGGCCGGCGTGGACGTCGCGCTCTCCCACGGCCTCAAGCAGCGCCACCTCTCGATGATCGCCCTCGGCGGGGTGATCGGCGCGGGTCTGTTCGTCGGCTCCGGCGCGGGCATCGCCGCCGCCGGACCGTCGATCGTGATCGCGTACGCCGTCTCCGGTCTGCTCGTCATGCTGGTGATGCGGATGCTCGGCGAGATGTCGGCGGCCCATCCGTCCTCGGGCTCCTTCTCGGCGCACGCCGAGCGGGCGATGGGCCCGTGGGCCGGCTTCACCGCCGGCTGGTCCTTCTGGGTGCTGCTGTGCACGGCCGTGGGCCTGGAGGGCATCGGCGCCGCGAAGATCGTCACCGGCTGGCTGCCGGGGACGCCCGAGTGGGGCTGGGTCGCTCTCTTCATGGTGGTCTTCTGCGCCACGAACCTCGCCGCCGTGAAGAACTTCGGCGAGTTCGAGTTCTGGTTCGCCGCGCTGAAGGTCGGTGCCATCGGCCTGTTCCTCGTCCTCGGCGTACTGGCCGTCGCCGGGGTGCTGCCGGGCACCGACTCCCCGGGCACGGCCAACCTCGCCGACTTCCTGCCGCACGGCAGCGAGGGACTGGTCGTCGGACTGCTCGCGTCGGTCTTCGCGTACGGCGGTCTGGAGACGGTCACCATCGCGGCGGCCGAGTCGGAGAACCCGGTCCAGGGCGTCGCGCGTGCCGTCCGTACCGCGATGTGGCGCATCGCGCTCTTCTACGTCGGTTCGATGGCGGTCATCGTGACCCTGGTGCCCTGGGACTCGAAGGCGGTCGTCGAACAGGGCCCGTACGTCGCCGCCCTGGACCGGCTGGGCATCCCCGGCGCCGGCCAGCTGATGAACGTGGTCGTGCTGGTGGCCCTGCTCTCGGCGATGAACGCGAACATCTACGGCTCCTCGCGCATCGCCTACTCGCTGGTGGAGCGCGGCCAGGGACCGAAGGCGCTCGGAAGGGTCTTCGCCGGGGTGCCGCGCGTCGCCGTGCTCGTCTCCTGCGTCTTCGGATTCGTCTGCGTCCTGCTGAGCTACTGGCGGCCCGACGACGTCTTCCCCTGGCTGCTGAACATGATCGGCGCGGTGATCCTGGTCGTCTGGATCTTCATCGCGGTCTCCCAGTTGCGGCTGCGCCGCGCGGTGGAGCGCGAGACACCGGAGCGGCTGGTCGTACGGATGTGGCTGTTCCCCGGGCTGACCTGGGTCGCGCTGGCCTGCATGGCCGCGATCTTCGTCCTGATGGCCCGGGAGCCCGGCACCCGGGTGCAGCTGTACTCCACGGGCGGGATGACGCTGCTGCTGGCGGCCGCCGGATACGCCAGGCAGCGGCTGCGCGCCAAGGGCTGA
- a CDS encoding serine/threonine protein kinase, with the protein MTGRYRLAESIGQGGMGRVWRATDDVLDRQVAVKEMRIDGLDPENTRTRRERTLREARATARIDHPNVVRVYDVVDEGERLWIVMELVAGRSLEQVVAEDGPLDPPTAARVGLGLVSALRQVHAGGVLHRDIKPGNVLIERRGQRAVLTDFGIAALQDAEALTMVGMLVGSPDYMAPERISGRPQGPPSDVWSLGATLCAALGGRSPFSRSTTLATLHAVLYEEPELPSVASGLRDVLAALLEKEPSTRPGLEELETALRPIAYPERTSEPEPEPSEGTRAAESAPTVHPVHEESPTRVLLDPQLLREARRRPPRREPDQGPEPDQGPDETGTAAPTPVPARTPPSRTPTSVSAPCPEPVLEPEPEPEPERTSEVEPEPDPVQDAIPPRYTPTRTYPSGSRDPLAGEPEPSEPPAPARPATATASSASAPVPNASTEVPTELHAQVRSETPSAPPSTPTAPATPVTPSEDGHGRRRSAWVAAGGVAVAGAVVGIVLATTGGASHDTGGAPASSGSATAARTPSRAVSSPAPTLDGTSRPPSLPAGAREEAGLYAWVPPRGWQRVAESGSEVHYTSPDSAQEIVANAKPAKGDLLAQWRRAEVDTGKGLDYERTRLERTTFRGEPAVAWEYTVRAKGRLWHVRLLGFRSGGTSYEISTWYRPDIEASALRVYDRVRESFTPL; encoded by the coding sequence GTGACGGGCCGATATCGGCTGGCCGAGAGTATTGGCCAGGGGGGAATGGGGCGGGTGTGGCGGGCCACCGACGACGTCCTCGACCGGCAGGTCGCCGTCAAGGAGATGCGGATCGACGGACTCGACCCGGAGAACACCCGGACCCGTCGTGAACGCACCCTGCGCGAGGCCAGGGCCACGGCTCGGATCGACCACCCCAACGTCGTACGCGTCTACGACGTCGTGGACGAGGGCGAGCGGCTGTGGATCGTGATGGAACTGGTCGCGGGCCGCTCGCTCGAACAGGTGGTGGCCGAGGACGGCCCGCTCGACCCGCCCACCGCGGCCCGTGTCGGCCTGGGACTCGTCTCGGCGCTGCGCCAGGTGCACGCCGGGGGAGTGCTGCACCGCGACATCAAACCGGGCAACGTCCTGATCGAGCGGCGCGGTCAGCGTGCGGTCCTCACCGACTTCGGCATCGCCGCGCTGCAGGACGCCGAGGCGCTCACGATGGTCGGGATGCTCGTCGGTTCCCCCGACTACATGGCACCGGAGCGCATCTCGGGCCGCCCGCAGGGCCCGCCGTCCGACGTGTGGTCCCTCGGCGCGACGCTCTGCGCGGCTCTCGGCGGCCGTTCCCCGTTCTCCCGCTCGACCACGCTCGCGACCCTGCACGCCGTCCTCTACGAGGAGCCCGAACTCCCGTCCGTGGCGAGCGGTCTGCGGGATGTCCTGGCGGCGCTCCTGGAGAAGGAACCGTCGACCCGGCCCGGCCTGGAGGAGCTGGAGACGGCGCTGCGGCCGATCGCGTACCCGGAGCGGACGTCCGAGCCGGAGCCGGAGCCGTCGGAAGGAACGCGGGCGGCGGAATCCGCACCCACCGTCCACCCGGTGCACGAGGAGTCCCCCACGCGGGTTCTCCTGGACCCCCAGCTGCTACGGGAGGCCCGGCGCCGCCCGCCGCGACGCGAGCCGGATCAGGGACCCGAGCCGGATCAGGGACCCGACGAGACCGGCACCGCCGCCCCCACCCCGGTCCCCGCCCGCACCCCTCCCTCCCGCACCCCCACCTCGGTCTCCGCTCCCTGCCCCGAGCCGGTGTTGGAGCCGGAGCCCGAGCCCGAGCCGGAGCGGACGTCCGAGGTGGAGCCGGAGCCCGACCCCGTGCAGGACGCCATTCCCCCGCGGTACACCCCGACGCGGACGTACCCCTCCGGCTCGCGAGACCCCCTGGCCGGGGAGCCCGAACCGTCCGAACCCCCGGCCCCCGCCCGCCCCGCCACCGCGACGGCTTCCTCCGCCTCCGCTCCGGTCCCCAACGCCTCCACCGAGGTCCCCACCGAACTCCACGCACAGGTCCGCTCGGAAACCCCCTCCGCCCCACCGTCCACCCCCACCGCCCCCGCCACCCCCGTCACTCCCTCCGAGGACGGTCACGGGCGCCGCCGGTCGGCATGGGTCGCGGCCGGCGGGGTGGCGGTCGCGGGGGCCGTGGTGGGGATCGTGCTCGCGACGACCGGCGGGGCCTCGCACGACACCGGTGGCGCGCCCGCGTCGTCGGGATCCGCGACGGCCGCACGGACGCCGTCCCGCGCGGTGTCGTCCCCCGCCCCCACCCTGGACGGCACGTCGCGTCCGCCGAGTCTGCCCGCGGGGGCACGCGAGGAGGCCGGACTGTACGCCTGGGTTCCACCGCGGGGCTGGCAGCGGGTGGCGGAGAGCGGCTCCGAGGTGCACTACACCTCGCCCGACAGCGCGCAGGAGATCGTGGCCAACGCGAAACCGGCCAAGGGGGATCTGCTGGCGCAGTGGCGGCGGGCCGAGGTGGACACCGGCAAGGGGCTGGACTACGAGCGGACACGGCTGGAGCGCACGACGTTCAGGGGGGAACCCGCCGTCGCCTGGGAGTACACCGTGAGGGCCAAGGGCCGTCTCTGGCACGTGCGGCTGCTGGGTTTCCGGTCGGGCGGCACGTCGTACGAGATCAGCACCTGGTACCGCCCGGACATCGAGGCCTCCGCCCTGCGCGTCTACGACCGGGTCAGGGAGAGCTTCACACCGCTGTGA
- the pepN gene encoding aminopeptidase N yields the protein MPGENLSRDEAQERAALLSVDGYEVSLDLRSAVGTAEAGARTFRSVTTIRFRCSEPGAATFADLIAPSVTAVSLNGRDLDPGEVFDGTRIRLEDLAAENELVVDAQCAYSRTGEGMHRFVDPEDGETYLYTQYEPADSRRVFANFEQPDLKAPFRFEARAPEGWVVWSNGVGELTDGVWKFAETKPISTYITAIVAGPYHYVTDSYSRTFDDGTTLEIPLGAMCRKGLAPHFDADDVFLVTKQGLDFFHDHFDYPYPFGKYDQAFVPEYNLGAMENPGLVTFREEYIFRGKVTQASYEGRANVVLHEMAHMWFGDLVTMEWWDDLWLKESFADFMGAFALVGATRFKDGWITFANRRKAWAYRADQLPSTHPVTADIRDLQDAKLNFDGITYAKGASVLKQLVAYVGQDAFLEGARRYFKRNAYGNTRLGDLLSALEETSGRDLATWSRAWLQTAGVNSLTPQVILGADGRVAELSVLQEAAESHPELRPHRVAVGLYRRETRPDGETGPLVRYARVETDVDGPRTVVGELAGADAPELVLVNDDDLTYCKIRFDETSLATLRELLGDMTDPLARALCWSALWNLTRDGLMPARDFVGLVLRFAGRESDIGVLQTLHAWADSALTHYVAPDWRETGGRLLAEGALKELRLAEPGSQHQLAWARFFAAVASGRDDLRLLQDLLDGTAKIDGLDVDQELRWALLEPLAAHGVADESALAAELARDDTASGKRHQVRCLAARPSAAVKAQAWAQVVESDTLSNALVEATIAGFTQASQRELIAPYAEKYFAAIERIWAERSIQIGMDVVRGLFPSLRDSQETLDATDAWLAAHEGAAPALRRLVLEARDDLARALRGQRHDAGTTATSAG from the coding sequence GTGCCCGGTGAGAATCTGTCCCGCGACGAGGCCCAGGAGCGGGCAGCCCTGCTGTCCGTGGACGGGTACGAGGTCTCGCTCGACCTGCGATCCGCCGTGGGCACCGCCGAGGCCGGAGCCCGTACGTTCCGCTCGGTCACCACGATCCGCTTCCGCTGTTCCGAGCCCGGCGCCGCGACCTTCGCCGACCTGATCGCGCCGAGCGTCACCGCCGTCTCGCTCAACGGGCGGGACCTCGACCCCGGCGAGGTCTTCGACGGCACCCGCATCCGGCTGGAGGACCTCGCCGCGGAGAACGAGCTGGTGGTCGACGCCCAGTGCGCCTACTCCCGGACCGGCGAGGGCATGCACCGCTTCGTCGACCCCGAGGACGGCGAGACCTACCTCTACACCCAGTACGAGCCCGCGGACTCCCGGCGCGTCTTCGCCAACTTCGAGCAGCCGGACCTCAAGGCGCCCTTCCGCTTCGAGGCACGGGCCCCCGAGGGCTGGGTGGTGTGGAGCAACGGCGTCGGTGAACTCACGGACGGCGTCTGGAAGTTCGCCGAGACGAAGCCGATCTCGACGTACATCACGGCGATCGTGGCGGGCCCGTACCACTATGTGACGGACAGCTACTCCCGTACCTTCGACGACGGTACGACGCTGGAGATCCCGCTCGGCGCGATGTGCCGTAAGGGTCTCGCGCCCCACTTCGACGCGGACGACGTCTTCCTCGTCACCAAGCAGGGTCTGGACTTCTTCCACGACCACTTCGACTACCCGTACCCCTTCGGCAAGTACGACCAGGCCTTCGTGCCCGAGTACAACCTCGGCGCGATGGAGAACCCGGGGCTCGTCACCTTCCGCGAGGAGTACATCTTCCGCGGCAAGGTCACGCAGGCGTCCTACGAGGGCCGGGCGAACGTCGTCCTGCACGAGATGGCGCACATGTGGTTCGGGGACCTCGTCACCATGGAGTGGTGGGACGACCTGTGGCTCAAGGAGTCCTTCGCCGACTTCATGGGCGCGTTCGCGCTGGTCGGGGCGACCCGCTTCAAGGACGGCTGGATCACCTTCGCCAACCGCCGCAAGGCGTGGGCCTACCGTGCCGACCAGCTGCCGTCCACGCACCCCGTCACGGCGGACATCCGCGATCTGCAGGACGCCAAGCTCAACTTCGACGGCATCACGTACGCCAAGGGCGCCTCGGTCCTCAAGCAGCTCGTCGCGTACGTCGGCCAGGACGCGTTCCTGGAGGGCGCGCGCCGCTACTTCAAGCGGAACGCGTACGGCAACACGCGCCTCGGTGACCTGCTGTCGGCGCTGGAGGAGACCAGCGGACGCGATCTGGCCACCTGGTCCCGGGCGTGGCTGCAGACGGCCGGGGTCAACTCGCTGACCCCGCAGGTGATCCTGGGCGCGGACGGCCGGGTGGCCGAACTGTCCGTGCTCCAGGAGGCGGCCGAGTCGCATCCCGAACTGCGCCCGCACCGCGTCGCGGTGGGCCTCTACCGGCGCGAGACCCGGCCGGACGGGGAGACCGGTCCGCTGGTGCGCTACGCCCGCGTCGAGACGGACGTCGACGGCCCGCGCACGGTGGTCGGGGAACTCGCCGGTGCCGACGCCCCGGAGCTGGTCCTCGTCAACGACGACGACCTGACGTACTGCAAGATCCGCTTCGACGAGACCTCGCTGGCCACGCTGCGCGAACTCCTCGGCGACATGACCGATCCGCTCGCCCGCGCGCTGTGCTGGTCGGCGCTGTGGAACCTGACCCGGGACGGGCTGATGCCGGCCCGTGACTTCGTCGGCCTGGTGCTGCGCTTCGCCGGCCGCGAGTCGGACATCGGCGTGCTCCAGACGCTGCACGCCTGGGCCGACTCGGCGCTCACCCACTACGTGGCGCCGGACTGGCGGGAGACCGGCGGCCGGCTCCTGGCCGAGGGCGCCCTGAAGGAGCTGCGGCTCGCCGAGCCCGGCAGCCAGCACCAGCTGGCCTGGGCCCGTTTCTTCGCGGCGGTCGCGTCCGGACGGGACGACCTGCGGCTGCTCCAGGACCTGCTGGACGGCACGGCGAAGATCGACGGCCTGGACGTCGACCAGGAGCTGCGCTGGGCGTTGCTGGAGCCGCTGGCCGCGCACGGTGTCGCCGACGAGTCCGCGCTCGCCGCCGAGCTGGCCCGGGACGACACGGCCTCCGGCAAGCGCCATCAGGTCCGCTGCCTCGCCGCCCGCCCGTCCGCGGCGGTCAAGGCCCAGGCCTGGGCGCAGGTCGTCGAGTCGGACACGCTGTCGAACGCGCTGGTGGAGGCGACCATCGCGGGCTTCACCCAGGCGTCCCAGCGGGAGCTGATCGCCCCGTACGCCGAGAAGTACTTCGCCGCCATCGAGCGGATCTGGGCCGAACGGTCCATCCAGATCGGCATGGACGTGGTCAGGGGGCTGTTCCCCTCCCTGCGGGACTCCCAGGAGACCCTGGACGCGACGGACGCGTGGCTGGCGGCGCACGAGGGCGCGGCACCGGCCCTGCGCCGACTGGTCCTGGAGGCCCGCGACGACCTGGCACGGGCGCTGCGCGGCCAGCGGCACGACGCGGGGACCACGGCCACGAGCGCCGGCTGA